DNA from Microvirga ossetica:
CGGCGAGAGCCATCGCGTCGAGGCGCATCCGGATGCGGGCGTGCTCGTGGCGGCGAGCGACGGCGAGCGCTTCGTCACCGGCGGCGACGACGGACGGGTGGTTGTGACGGGTGCCGACGGTTCCACCAAGACCCTGGCCGAGACCAAGGGCGCCTGGATCGATTCGCTCGCCTTGAGCGCGGGCGGCGCCTTCGCCTATGGGATCGGCAAGCGGGTGACCGCCCGCGACGACAAGGGCCGGGAGAAGAGCCTCGAGGTTCCCTCCGCCGCCCGTGGGCTTGCCTTCGCGCCCAAGGGCTACCGGCTGGCGATCTCCCATTACAACGGCGCGACCCTGTGGTTTCCCAACGTGGAGGCCAAGCCGGAATTCCTGGAATGGAAGGGCTCGCATCTCGACGTCACCTGGTCGCCGGACGCCCGCTTCGTCGTGACCTCCATGCAGGAGAACGCGCTCCACGGCTGGCGGCTCATTCCCGACAAGGGCCATATGCGCATGAGCGGCTACCCGTCGAAGACGCGCTCCCTCTCGTGGTCGGGGGACGGCAAGTGGCTCGCCACCTCCGGTGCCGAAGCGGCGATCATCTGGCCCTTCGAATCGAAGGAAGGCCCCATGGGCAAGGTGCCGCGGGAATGCGGCGTGCGTCCGGCCAAGGTCAGCCGGGTGGCTTTCCATCCCAACACCTATGTGCTGGCGGTCGGCTACGAGGACGGCTGCATCCTGCTCATCCGGCTCAACGATGCCTCCGAGCTTCTCGTGCGCCCTGGCGTCGAGGACAGCGGCATCACCGCCATGGCCTGGGACAAGGGCGGAAAGCGCCTCGCCTTCGGCTGCGAAGACGGTCAGGCCGGCATCCTGACCCTGCCCGCGTGAGATCGCCGGTGGCATTCTTGGGCGCCTTCATGCGCAGCACCTTCGGCCTGCCGAAGCCCGACAGGCAGGGCATCGACCGGGTGAAGGACCTTGCCCGCACAGCCCTGCAGGTTTCGTCGGAAACCGCCTTTGCCGTCAACGAGATCGCCTGCAACGATCCCGGCTGCCCCGGGATCGAGACCGTGATCCTGGTGATGGAGCCGGGAAAGAAGACACGGGCTTTGAAGGTTCCGAAGCCTCTCGACGAGGTCATGGAACAAGATATCCTCGCCGCTCTTGAACCGTAAAAGAGGTCAGGGTTGTCCAGGATCGTTCGCATCATCGCTTTCGGCTGCGGGCTGTGCGGCGGCATCGTCGCCTCGCAGGGCCCCGAATTCGCGCAGCAGTACCGCCAGCGTGTGGGCGGCGCGGTCGACGAGTTGCGGCAGGTGATCACGCGCTTTGATGGCGATGCCCGCGCGAGCGGTGAGACCAAGGACAGCGCCATCGCGCGCCTGCGCTCCAACGCGGACGATTTCGTCAGCCGGCAGGGCGCCGCCATGCAGGCCAATGTGGAGCGCCTGGGAAGGCTCGAGACGCATCGCGAGACCATGATGCAGGCAGGCCCCTTCTCGCGCGTCGCCTTGATGATGCGTGACGGCGACCGGGATGTGATGGAAGCGGTCTATCGCGATTTCGAGCCGGCCGTGCCGGTGACGGAGGAAGGGATTCTCTCGACCGCCATCGGCTTTATCGCCGTCTGGGGCGGTCTTCTTCTGCTGACGGGCTTTCTCCGCAGCCTGTGGCGCCGGCCTCGTCAACCAGTGCGAGCCTAACCCAAGCCGTTAAAAACACCCTCGATCCTCATCCTGAGGAGCCGCGTAGCGGCGTCTCGAAGGAGGTTCCAGAGAGCACTGGATGCTCCTTCGAGACGCAGACTGCGTCTGCTCCTCAGGATGAGGATCGAGGGTGTAATCGATCTGTTAACCCTCGCGCTCCGGCTTTCCGGCCAGAACCACATAGAACCCCAGGCCGTCCTGGGCCGGTAGGGTCTGCAGTCGGGCGATCCAGCCGCGCTTCTTGGCCTCCAGCAGGGCCTTGCCGATCGGCTGGAACAGGGTCTCGCCGCCGCCCTCCGCCGGCGGAGCGAGACGGATGGCGACGGATTTGGCGGCCGAGAAGCGGCTGCGCTCCAGCATGTCCTGGATCGAGGCTGCGGCCTGCTCGCGGGATGCGCTGCGCAGATCCAGCACGGAATCGGCATCGACGACACCGAGACCGCCGCGGAGCTTGTTGGCGTAGAATTCCTCGAAATGGGGCATCCTGTATCCTCAGGTGTCATTCCCGGCCGGAGCGTAGCGAAGGGGAAGGGAATCCAGGTCCAGACGCGCCGGTTATGGATCCCCTTCCCGGCCGCTTTGCGGCCGCCGGGGATGACAATGAACGGACTTACCGCACCAGCACGTTCCGGAACTGCCACGGATCGGACGTGTCGATGTCCTCCGGGAAGAAGCCGGGACGGTCGGTGAGCGGGGTCCAGTCGGTATAGTAGCCGTTGACCGGGCCGAGATAGGGCATCTGCACTTCGAGGCAGCGGCGGAAATCCATCTCGTCGGCCTCGACGATGCCGGCATTCGGGTTCTCCAGCGCCCAGACCATGCCGGCGAGCACGGCCGAGGTCACCTGCAGGCCGGTGGCGTTCTGGTAAGGCGCCACGCGGCGCGTCTCCTCGATGGAAAGCTGCGAGCCGTACCAATAGGCGTTCTTGCCGTGGCCGTAGAGCAGCACGCCGAGTTCGTCGATGCCGTCGACGATCTCGTTCTCGTCGAGGATGTGCTGCTCGTCCTGGAACTTGCCGGCGCTGCCGAACATCTCGTGCAGCGAGAGCACCGCCTCGTTGCAGGGATGATAGGCGTAGTGGCAGGTCGGCCGGTACACCGCCTTTCCGTTCTCGCGCACGGTGTAATAGTCCGCGATCGAGATCGACTCGTTGTGCGTGACGAGGAAGCCGTATTGCGAGCCGGGCGTCGGGCACCAGGTGCGCACGCGAGTGTTGGCGCCGGGCTGCAGCAGATAGATCGCCTGCGCGTCGGGGCCGAGCGTGCCGGCATTCTCCGGCATCCATTGTTCATGCGTGCCCCAGCCGAGCTCGGCCGGCTGCAGGCCCTCCGACACGAAGCCGTCCACCGACCAGGTGTTGACGAAGGTGCCCATGGGCTTTTCCGACTTGGCGCGCTGCGTGTCGCGCTCGGCGATGTGGATGCCCTTCACGCCGACTTTTTGCGCCAGACGGGCCCAGTCCTCGCGGTTCTTCGGCTCGTCGTAGGTCACGCCCAGATCGCCCGCGACATTCACCAGCGCCTGCTTGACGAACCAGGACACCATGCCCGGATTGGCGCCGCAGCACGACACGGCCGTGGTGCCGCCCGGATTGCGCTTGCGCGCCGCCATGGTGATCTCGCGCAGCGCGAAGTTCGTGCGCGATTCCGGGCCCTTGCTCTTGTCGAAATAGAAGCCGGGCCAGGGCTCGTTGACGGTGTCGATGTAGAAGCAGTCGAGCGAGCGGCACAGCTCCATGATGTCGACGGAGCCGGTATCCACCGAGAGGTTGACGCAGAAGCCCTGTCCGCCGCCGGCGGTCAGCAGCGGCGTGAGCAGCTCGCGGTAATTGTCCTTCGTCACCGCCTGCTGGATGAAGCGGATGCCGCGCTCGTCGAGGAGCTCCTTGTGCTTCTCCTGCGGGTCGATGACCACGAAGCGGCTCTTGTCGTAATCGAAATGGCGTTCGATGAGCGGCAGGGTTCCCTGACCGATCGAGCCGAAGCCGATCATGACGATGGGGCCGGTGATGCGACCGTGGACGGGCCAAGTGGTCATCGGATCTGTCTCCTTGACGAAAGCAGCGACGGTGAAAGGTAAACACCGGATAACGGTTTCGGGCGCATCTAGGATTGCGGAGCCCCCGGGGTCAATGCCTGGGACCCGCTTCCCGCGCCGGCAGGCCATTTCCCTGCGGACGGCAAAGGCTGCATGACGATCGCGGCCCAGCCATGCCGATTTCACGCTCGACATCGTGAAACAAGGCTTCATGATGGCGGGCCTCTTCGTTTCTCTTCCGGTCGCGAGCGATGAAATTCCACGACCTTCTCAGGCATTACTGGCACATCATCGGCCTCGGCTTCGCACTGACCTTCCTGTCCTCCTTCGGCCAGACCTTCTTCATTTCCCTGTCGGGCCCGGACATCCGCGCGGCTTTCGGTCTCACGCACGGCGCCTTCGGCTCGATCTATTCCGTCGCGACCCTGTCCTCGGGTCTCCTGATGATCTGGGTCGGCAGCGTCATCGACCGGGTCGACATCCGGCTTTATGCCACCACGGCCATGCTTGGCCTGACGGTGGCCGCAATCAGCCTGTCCTTCGCGCCGAACCTCCTCGTGCTGGGCCTGAGCCTCTTCGCCTTGCGCCTCTTCGGCCAGGGCATGCTCAGCCATGCGGGCGTGATGAGCACCGCGCGCCTGCATGAAGGCGTGCGCGGCCGGGCGCTCGGCGTGGCCGCCCTCGGCTTTCCGGCCGGCGAAGCGACCCTACCGGCCCTCGCCCTCGCGCTGATCGCGGCTTTCGGATGGACCGGCACTTGGCGCATCGCCGCGCTCGTCATCGTTGCTGCCTTGGCCACCGGTTGGCTGCTCGGCTTTCTCCTGCGAGCGAGGGATGCGGACATCGAGGAGACGGCGCGGAAAAAGACCCTGAGCGATACGGGTCCGCGCTGGGCCGACATCCTGCGCGACTGGCGCTTTCTTGCGCTCATCCCGACCATGATCGGCTATCCGGCGATCATGACGGCCTACTTCTTCCATCAGCGTTTCATCGCCGACGTGAAGGGCTGGTCGCTGGAACTTCTGGCAAGCAGCATCACGCTTTTCGCGCTGGTCTCCGTGGTCGTTGCCATGAGCGCCGGCAGCTTCGTCGACCGCTTCGGCGCCGTGCGCCTCAGCCATTTCTATCTCGCCGGCATGAGCGCCGCATCCATCGCTCTCGCGACCTTCGACGCACCGTTTCTGCCGCTCGTGTTCTTCGGCCTCATCGGCCTCACATCGGGCTGCACCAATGTGGTGATCGCGGCCGTTCTGGCCGAGCTGTTCGGCACCGCGCATCTCGGCAAGATCCGCGCGCTCGCAGGCGCGATCATGGTGGTCGCGTCTGCCGCGACGCCGGGCGCCATCGGGCTGCTGTTCGATGCGGGCGTGAGCCTCGAGGCGATCTGCATCGGCTTCACGATCTACATGCTGATCGCTGCCGCCATCACCTTCGTGCTGCCCTTCCGAGGACTGCGCGCTTGCAGCCCTCGGAAGGGTAGACGGCTTTAGAGAGCCGAGCGAAGGCCCGCCAATGCACCCTGCGCGGCAGCGGCGACGAGCGCGCCGAGATCGGGCTTCCGCTCGAGCGCACCGGTCGCGGAGACGAGGCCGCGCGCATTGTCGAGCGCGCCCGCCTCGAGCTCGCGCGCCAGGAAGCGGTTGCGCTCGTAGGGGCCGGGCAGCCAGAGCGAGCCGGTCTTTTCCGTCGAGAAGCCGAAGCGCTCGTAATAGGGCGCATCGCCCACCAGCAGAACCGCCCTGTGCCCGAGACTGCGCGCGCGCTGCAACGCCTCGCGCATGAGCTTCCCGCCGAGCCCGAGGCTCTGCACGGACGGATCGATGGCGATCGGCCCGAGCATCAGGGCCGAACGGTTCGGGCCGGCTGCGATGTGCCACAGGCGCACGGTGCCGATGATCTCACTGTTGCGATCGATGACGAGCGACAGGCCCTCGGCCGGCATCCTGCCCTCGCGCAGGCGTTCGCAGGTCTTCTGGAACCGGGCGGGTCCGAAGCAGGCATCGAGCAGCGCCTCGCGCGCTTCGACATCGTGGAAGGTTTCTTCGCGAATCGTGATCATGGCCGTGGCCTCCCAATACGTGGGGTGAGCGACAGCCCTCGCACCTGTCCGATACTGAACAGGCCGTCCGGGACCAGTTTGAGGATGAAGCGCCCTCGTGGTTCGAGACGTTCGCTGACGCGAACTCCTCACCATGAGGGCTCTGGTCTGCCTCATCCTGAGGAGGCCCGAAGGGCCGTCTCGAAGGACGAGGCAGGCGGGACGTGAATCAGATCACGTAGGACTTGAGCGGCGGGAAGCCGTTGAACGCGACCGCCGAGTAGGTGGTCGTGTAGGCGCCCGTGCCCTCGATCAGCACCTTGTCGCCGATCTCCAGCGAGATGGGGAGCGGGTAAGGCTCCTTCTCGTAGAGAACGTCGGCCGAGTCGCAGGTGGGACCCGCGAGCACGCACGGCACCTTGCGGTCCTCGTCGTGCTCCGTGCGGATCGGATAGCGGATCGACTCGTCCATCGTCTCGGCGAGACCGCCGAACTTGCCGATGTCGAGATAGACCCAGCGCACCTCTTCCTCGTCGCGGCTCTTCTTCGAGACGAGAACGACCTCGGCCTCGATGATGCCCGCATTGCCGACCATGCCGCGGCCCGGCTCGATGATCGTCTCCGGGATGCGGTTGCCGAAGTGCTTCGACAGCGCCCGGAAGATCGACTCGCCATAGGCTTCGACCATCGGGACCGTCTTCAGGTACTTCGTCGGGAAGCCGCCGCCGAGATTGACCATCGACAGGTGGATGCCGCGATGCGCGCATTCACGGAAGATCGCCGAAGCAGAACCGAGAGCCTGATCCCAGGCTTCCGTGTTGCGCTGCTGCGAACCCACGTGGAACGACACGCCGTAGGCTTCCAGGCCCTGACGATAGGCATGCTCCAGCACGTCCACGGCCATCTCGGGCACGCAGCCGAACTTGCGGGAGAGCGGCCACTCGGCGCCGGCGCCGTCGCACAGGATGCGGCAGAACACCTTCACCTCGGAAGCCTCGATGCCAGCCGTCTCAGCCGCGCGGGCGATCTTCTCGACCTCGACCTCGCAATCGACCGCATAGAGGCGCACGCCCATCTCGAGGGCGCGAACGATGTCGCGCTCCTTCTTGATGGTGTTGCCGAAGGAGATGCGGTCGGGCGTGGCGCCGGCATCGAGCGCAAGCTGGATCTCGACGACGGACGCCGTGTCGAAGCACGAGCCGAGCTCCGCCAGGAGCTTGAGCACCCGCGGCTCCGGATTGGCCTTCACGGCGTAGAACACACGCGTGTCGGGGAGCGCACGGGCAAACTTCGAGTAGTTGTCGCGCACGACCTCGAGGTCGACGACCACGCACGGGCCGTCCTCACGTCGGTTGCGCAGGAATTCACGGATGCGCTGAGTCATGGCGCTCTCCCCACCAAAGGTTCAATGGAGGTCTTGTGCAGCCTCCGGATTGAAATTCAGACGATCAGGAAGTCCTGCCGTCCGGCGTCAGCGAGGGAAGATGGCATCCCGCTTCGTGCGATGGAGACACGAGAAGCGGCGATGGGCTCTTCACCCGACGATGCTGCCTTGGATTGGATGGGGATACTCCATCCGCACGCCTGGCAATGATAAACAAGCCTCTTCGGTGTTGACCTTTGGAGGGCCAACGAGACCAAAAAAGCCCGTTCGTCGTTGCTTTAAGTCGCGTCCCCCGCTGAGAGCGAAGTACGCCGGTTTTCGCCTCCGGCTGCCGGTTAGGGGTATCGAGAGCTAGGTCGCTCTCGGGCGGCTGTCCGGCCTCTTGTCCGGATGCCCACCAACCGACACACGACCACAGGCACGTGCGAAATTGGGCAAGGCTGAGATAAGGGTATTCGCCCCCGATCACAAGAGTTTTTCGGGGACGTCCCAGGATTTTTTTAACCCTGCCGAGACCTGTGTCTTGCCCGCATCACCATTCAGCTCCCATTAAGCGGGACAGGTACACGGAAGACGGGTCGGGCCCCATATTCCAAGCCTGAATCCCGGCCACCTCCTCTTGAGACGAGAACGCTCCGCAGCCATGACGAATCTGTCCCGCCGTACCCTCCTGCTAAGCCTGCTCGCAGCCACCGCGCTGCCCGCTTTCGACCAGCAGAGCTGGGCGCAGCAGCAGAACAGCGTGCCGACACCCAATCCCTTCCGCTACGAGGATGTGGTGCGCCGGGCCCGCGAGTTGGCCGGCGTCCCGTTCGAGGCACCCGTCTCGCAGCTGCCCGAGCCGCTGAACCGGCTCAGCTTCGACGATTACCGCGACATCCGCTTTCGCACCGACAAGGCCCTGCTCGGCGGCGGCGGCGGTCCGTTCCGGTTGCAGCTCTTCCATCTCGGCTTCCTCTACCAGCGCCCGGTGACCGTGAACGTCATCCGCGACGGGGTGCCGACCCCGGTGGCCTATCAGCGGGAGCTGTTCGATTACGGCCGCAACAAGATCGAGCGGCCGCTGCCGGTCAATCTCGGCTTTGCGGGCTTTCGCCTCCACTATCCTCTGAACGATCCGAAGGTGCTGGACGAGCTCATCGCCTTCCTCGGCGCGAGCTATTTCCGCTTCCTGGGTTCGGATCAGAAATACGGCCTCTCGGCGCGGGGCCTCGCGATCAACGTGGAGGGCGGCGAGGCGGAGGAGTTTCCGCATTTCCGCGAATTCTGGATCGAGATGCCCAAGCCCAACGACGAGCGGGCCATCATCTACGCCCTGCTCGACAGCCCGTCCGTGGCCGGCGCCTACCGGTTCGAGATCTATCCGTCCAAGGAGACGACCCTCGACATCACGGCGACGCTCTTCCCGCGTCAGCCCATCACCAATGTGGGCGTCGCTCCCCTCACCTCGATGTATTTCGAGGGCGAGAACGACCGCAAGCCGTCCGACGATTTCCGTCTCGAGCTGCACGATTCGGACGGGCTGCTCATGCAGTCCGGGGCCGGCGAGTGGATATGGCGCCCCCTCCGCAATCCGGCCAAGAAGACGATCTCCTCCTTCAGCGACAACAACCCGCGCGGCTTCGGCCTGATGCAGCGCGACCGGGTGTTCGAGCATTACCAGGATCTGGAGGCGCACTACCATCAGCGCCCCGGCTACTGGGTCGAGCCCATCGGCCAATGGGGCGAGGGCTGGGTCGAGCTGGTCGAGATCCCGACGCCGGACGAGACCCACGACAACATCGTCGCCTATTGGCAGCCGAGCCGGCCGTACGAGCCGGGGCAGGAAGTGGTCATCTCCTACCGCCTGCGCGCCGCATCGGCGATCGGCGCGATGCATCCGGGCGGAAAGGTGGTCAACACCTTCCAGACGCCGCCCCGGGCCAGCGGGTCGAACGCGCCGAGCGATCCCCGGCATCGCCGCTTCATCGTCGATTTCGCAGGCGGCAACCTGGCCTATTACCTGAACGCCCCGGAGCAGGTGCAGCTGGTGCCCTCCACCTCGGTCGGCCAGATCACCAACACCTTCATCATGCCCAACCCTCATACGGAAGGCTTCCGCGCCGCCATCGACGTGAAGCTGGAGCCGGGCCAATCCACCGACCTGCGCGCCTTCCTGCGCGCCGGCAACCGGGCCCTGACAGAGACCTGGACCTATCCCTGGTTCGTGGAGTGATCTACCTCGTCTCGGCGTCATCCCCGGCGGCCGAAAGGCTGGGGAGGGGATCCACTCACAGCCGCTGCGGCTCCAGATTCCCTTCCCCTCCGCTGACCTCCGGCCGGGAATGACACTGTCCTTCATAACACCCACTCACGCATAACACCCACTCACGTCATGGCCGGCCTCGTGCCGGCCATCCCGATGCGGAAAAGCGCGGCACCTCTCAATTCGGTATCACCGGCACGAGGCCGGTGATGACGTGAGAGGGGGACAAGAGAGTGGCGCAGGCAACGATATGTTCTCACTTTGTTCTTGACGAGGTGCATAAGCTCTGCTATATCGTGAGGGTCTCTTCTTCGAGGGGCGCGCTCGCGAGGCGTCGCAGTGTGGGAGCAGACCCGGTCTCGCTGGTTCGCCTCGCAAGCGGGCCAGGCGAGTGGCCCAGGCTGTGCGCCGCTGACTAGGGATTGGGTCGAGGCCGCCGCTGACCTTGCGGTCGCCGCCTCGGGCAGTCACTGAGCCGGCACCGCCTGTCCGCCTAAAGAAGCCGTGCGCGAAGAGACGGTTCGGCTCTTCCATCATCACCATGCATCATCGAGCCGGGCCGCCCTTCGCGCCACCCTCGATACCTGAAAGGCTCGGAGCCCAACGGCTCCGGGCCTACAGGGGCTGGCTGTTTGACAGGCAAACCAACAGCGTCATCCCGGACGAGCGGAGTGAGATCCGGGATCGCTTTCAGGATAAAGCACTGTCATCCCGGCGAAGGCCGGGATCCATAACCGCGACGGTGCTCCCGTCTGATTTGACGGTGTTTATGGATTTCCACGCCTGCGGCGCGGCCCTTCGGGTCCGCCTCCGCGGGAATGACAGGAGAGGTTCACGCGGCACGCTCGCCCTCGATCCCGGATCGGCTACGCCGTCCGGGATGCCGCTATGAGGCCTCGGAACCGCAAACGACAATGGCGCTGGTTCAACTCTCCTTGTGGGGAAGAGATCAGGAAGGGACGGGAAGCCGCGCTTTATGATGATCGGGGAACTTGCCAAGCAGGATCGAACCGCGCAGAAGCTGACGCGGTGACTGGGCGGCCAGAGCAAAAGGGTAGGTGCCGATGACGCTGAAGGTTTTGATCGCGGGAGCGCTGGCAGCCTGCCTGGGCACAAGCGCCCTGGCGCAGCCGCTCACGGACGTGACCTTCGGCACCAACTGGATCGCGCAGGGCGAGCACGGCGGTTATTACCAGGCCCTCGCCGACGGCACCTACGAGACATACGGCCTCAAGGTCACCATCGTGCCGGGCGGCCCGCGCGCCAGCAACCGCATGCTCATGACCGTCGGCAAGCTCGATTTCTACATGGGCGGCAGCATGATCCAGGCCTTCTCGGCGGTGGAGAAGGACATTCCCACAATCGTGGTCGCGGCCCATTTCCAGAAGGAGCCGCAGGTGCTCCTCAGCCATCCCGGCCAGGGCCTCGACACCTTCGCGGACCTGAAGAAGTCGAACGATATCCTCCTCGCCAAGGACGGCGTCGCCACGTTCTTCCAGTGGATGAAGGCAGAATACGGCTTCAAGGACGAGCAGGTGAAGCCTTACGGCTACAACCCGGCCCCCTTCATCGCCAACAAGGTCGCCGTGCAGCAGGGCTATGTCACGTCCGATCCTCTGACCATCGAGAAGGCGGCGGGCTTCAAGCCCAACGTGTTCCTGCTCGCCGAGCACGGCTTCAGCACCTATTCCACCACCGTGGAGACCCGCCGCGAGGTCGTTGAGAAGAACCCCGATCTGGTGCAGCGCTTCG
Protein-coding regions in this window:
- a CDS encoding WD40 repeat domain-containing protein, which codes for MTTGTAPSLTQNVAPLDAGAHVTAIGWLKGTAAFGLGDGGVLLGRDGESHRVEAHPDAGVLVAASDGERFVTGGDDGRVVVTGADGSTKTLAETKGAWIDSLALSAGGAFAYGIGKRVTARDDKGREKSLEVPSAARGLAFAPKGYRLAISHYNGATLWFPNVEAKPEFLEWKGSHLDVTWSPDARFVVTSMQENALHGWRLIPDKGHMRMSGYPSKTRSLSWSGDGKWLATSGAEAAIIWPFESKEGPMGKVPRECGVRPAKVSRVAFHPNTYVLAVGYEDGCILLIRLNDASELLVRPGVEDSGITAMAWDKGGKRLAFGCEDGQAGILTLPA
- a CDS encoding DUF2937 family protein, which produces MSRIVRIIAFGCGLCGGIVASQGPEFAQQYRQRVGGAVDELRQVITRFDGDARASGETKDSAIARLRSNADDFVSRQGAAMQANVERLGRLETHRETMMQAGPFSRVALMMRDGDRDVMEAVYRDFEPAVPVTEEGILSTAIGFIAVWGGLLLLTGFLRSLWRRPRQPVRA
- a CDS encoding homospermidine synthase, with translation MTTWPVHGRITGPIVMIGFGSIGQGTLPLIERHFDYDKSRFVVIDPQEKHKELLDERGIRFIQQAVTKDNYRELLTPLLTAGGGQGFCVNLSVDTGSVDIMELCRSLDCFYIDTVNEPWPGFYFDKSKGPESRTNFALREITMAARKRNPGGTTAVSCCGANPGMVSWFVKQALVNVAGDLGVTYDEPKNREDWARLAQKVGVKGIHIAERDTQRAKSEKPMGTFVNTWSVDGFVSEGLQPAELGWGTHEQWMPENAGTLGPDAQAIYLLQPGANTRVRTWCPTPGSQYGFLVTHNESISIADYYTVRENGKAVYRPTCHYAYHPCNEAVLSLHEMFGSAGKFQDEQHILDENEIVDGIDELGVLLYGHGKNAYWYGSQLSIEETRRVAPYQNATGLQVTSAVLAGMVWALENPNAGIVEADEMDFRRCLEVQMPYLGPVNGYYTDWTPLTDRPGFFPEDIDTSDPWQFRNVLVR
- a CDS encoding MFS transporter translates to MKFHDLLRHYWHIIGLGFALTFLSSFGQTFFISLSGPDIRAAFGLTHGAFGSIYSVATLSSGLLMIWVGSVIDRVDIRLYATTAMLGLTVAAISLSFAPNLLVLGLSLFALRLFGQGMLSHAGVMSTARLHEGVRGRALGVAALGFPAGEATLPALALALIAAFGWTGTWRIAALVIVAALATGWLLGFLLRARDADIEETARKKTLSDTGPRWADILRDWRFLALIPTMIGYPAIMTAYFFHQRFIADVKGWSLELLASSITLFALVSVVVAMSAGSFVDRFGAVRLSHFYLAGMSAASIALATFDAPFLPLVFFGLIGLTSGCTNVVIAAVLAELFGTAHLGKIRALAGAIMVVASAATPGAIGLLFDAGVSLEAICIGFTIYMLIAAAITFVLPFRGLRACSPRKGRRL
- a CDS encoding GNAT family N-acetyltransferase; this translates as MITIREETFHDVEAREALLDACFGPARFQKTCERLREGRMPAEGLSLVIDRNSEIIGTVRLWHIAAGPNRSALMLGPIAIDPSVQSLGLGGKLMREALQRARSLGHRAVLLVGDAPYYERFGFSTEKTGSLWLPGPYERNRFLARELEAGALDNARGLVSATGALERKPDLGALVAAAAQGALAGLRSAL
- a CDS encoding type III PLP-dependent enzyme codes for the protein MTQRIREFLRNRREDGPCVVVDLEVVRDNYSKFARALPDTRVFYAVKANPEPRVLKLLAELGSCFDTASVVEIQLALDAGATPDRISFGNTIKKERDIVRALEMGVRLYAVDCEVEVEKIARAAETAGIEASEVKVFCRILCDGAGAEWPLSRKFGCVPEMAVDVLEHAYRQGLEAYGVSFHVGSQQRNTEAWDQALGSASAIFRECAHRGIHLSMVNLGGGFPTKYLKTVPMVEAYGESIFRALSKHFGNRIPETIIEPGRGMVGNAGIIEAEVVLVSKKSRDEEEVRWVYLDIGKFGGLAETMDESIRYPIRTEHDEDRKVPCVLAGPTCDSADVLYEKEPYPLPISLEIGDKVLIEGTGAYTTTYSAVAFNGFPPLKSYVI
- a CDS encoding glucan biosynthesis protein, whose product is MTNLSRRTLLLSLLAATALPAFDQQSWAQQQNSVPTPNPFRYEDVVRRARELAGVPFEAPVSQLPEPLNRLSFDDYRDIRFRTDKALLGGGGGPFRLQLFHLGFLYQRPVTVNVIRDGVPTPVAYQRELFDYGRNKIERPLPVNLGFAGFRLHYPLNDPKVLDELIAFLGASYFRFLGSDQKYGLSARGLAINVEGGEAEEFPHFREFWIEMPKPNDERAIIYALLDSPSVAGAYRFEIYPSKETTLDITATLFPRQPITNVGVAPLTSMYFEGENDRKPSDDFRLELHDSDGLLMQSGAGEWIWRPLRNPAKKTISSFSDNNPRGFGLMQRDRVFEHYQDLEAHYHQRPGYWVEPIGQWGEGWVELVEIPTPDETHDNIVAYWQPSRPYEPGQEVVISYRLRAASAIGAMHPGGKVVNTFQTPPRASGSNAPSDPRHRRFIVDFAGGNLAYYLNAPEQVQLVPSTSVGQITNTFIMPNPHTEGFRAAIDVKLEPGQSTDLRAFLRAGNRALTETWTYPWFVE
- a CDS encoding ABC transporter substrate-binding protein; the encoded protein is MTLKVLIAGALAACLGTSALAQPLTDVTFGTNWIAQGEHGGYYQALADGTYETYGLKVTIVPGGPRASNRMLMTVGKLDFYMGGSMIQAFSAVEKDIPTIVVAAHFQKEPQVLLSHPGQGLDTFADLKKSNDILLAKDGVATFFQWMKAEYGFKDEQVKPYGYNPAPFIANKVAVQQGYVTSDPLTIEKAAGFKPNVFLLAEHGFSTYSTTVETRREVVEKNPDLVQRFVDASTIGWHNYLYGDNTKAKELIKRDNPEMTDELLAYSAAKMKEYGIVDSGDTLSLGIGAMTDARMKDFFDKMVKAGLFEADLDYRKAYTLRFVNKGVGLDLKK